In the genome of Neovison vison isolate M4711 chromosome 3, ASM_NN_V1, whole genome shotgun sequence, one region contains:
- the SERPIND1 gene encoding heparin cofactor 2 encodes MKHLFQPLIVSLILMSMCGSNSLTSQLDKGGEDSPSADSQWGKLSSKNLSMPLLPADFHKENTVTNDWITEGEEDEDYLDLEKIFSEDDDYIDIIDAVLPTDSEADAGNILQLFQGKSRIQRLNILNAKFAFNLYRALKEQARSSDNIFIAPVGISTAMGMISFGLRGETYEQVHSILHFKDFVNASSKYEIMTIHNLFRKLTHRLFRRNFGYTLRSVNDLYVQKQFPILDDFKRKVREYYFAEAQAADFSDPAFISKTNNHILKITKGLIKDALESIDPGTQMMILNCIYFKGSWVNKFPVEMTHNHNFRLNEREVVKVSMMQTKGNFLAANDQELDCDVLQLEYVGGISMLIVVPHKLSGMKTLETQLTPQVVERWQKSMTNRTREVLLPKFKLEKNYNLVEALKSMGVTALFDKDSNMTGISDHRITIDLFKHQGTIMVNEEGTQAAAMTTVGFMPLTTQVRFTVDRPFLFLIYERRTSCLLFMGRVANPTKS; translated from the exons ATGAAACACCTTTTCCAACCCCTCATCGTTTCTCTCATCCTAATGTCCATGTGTGGGAGCAACAGCCTGACCAGTCAGCTTGATAAAGGAGGGGAAGATTCTCCATCCGCAGACTCCCAGTGGGGGAAGTTAAGTAGCAAAAACCTGAGcatgccccttctccctgctgaCTTCCACAAGGAAAACACGGTCACCAACGACTGGATcacagagggggaggaggatgaGGACTATCTGGACCTAGAGAAGATATTCAGCGAAGATGATGACTATATTGACATTATTGATGCGGTTTTGCCAACTGATTCAGAGGCCGATGCTGGGAACATCCTCCAGCTCTTCCAAGGCAAGAGCCGGATCCAGCGTCTCAACATCCTCAATGCCAAGTTCGCTTTCAACCTTTACCGCGCACTGAAGGAGCAGGCCCGTTCTTCTGACAACATCTTCATAGCCCCAGTGGGCATTTCCACGGCCATGGGTATGATTTCCTTCGGCCTGCGGGGGGAGACCTATGAACAAGTGCACTCGATTTTGCATTTCAAAGACTTTGTCAATGCCAGCAGCAAGTATGAGATCATGACCATTCACAATCTCTTCCGTAAGCTGACTCATCGCCTCTTCAGGAGGAATTTTGGGTACACACTGCGGTCGGTCAATGATCTTTACGTCCAGAAGCAATTTCCAATCCTGGATGACttcaaaagaaaagtaagagagTACTACTTTGCAGAGGCCCAGGCGGCTGACTTCTCAGACCCTGCCTTCATATCGAAAACCAATAACCACATTCTGAAGATCACCAAGGGGCTCATAAAAGACGCTCTGGAGAGTATAGACCCAGGTACTCAGATGATGATTCTAAACTGCATCTACTTTAAAG GATCCTGGGTGAATAAATTCCCTGTAGAAATGACACACAACCACAACTTCCGGCTGAATGAGCGAGAGGTGGTCAAAGTTTCCATGATGCAGACCAAGGGGAACTTCCTGGCAGCAAATGACCAGGAGCTGGACTGCGATGTCCTGCAGCTGGAATATGTTGGGGGCATCAGCATGCTCATCGTGGTCCCGCACAAGCTCTCTGGAATGAAGACCCTCGAGACCCAGCTGACGCCCCAGGTGGTGGAGAGATGGCAGAAAAGCATGACAAACAG AACTCGAGAAGTGCTTCTGCCAAAATTCAAGCTGGAGAAGAACTACAACCTGGTGGAGGCCCTGAAGTCAATGGGGGTCACGGCACTGTTTGACAAAGACAGCAATATGACAGGAATCTCAGACCACAGGATCACCATTGATCTG TTCAAGCACCAAGGAACCATCATGGTGAACGAGGAGGGCACCCAAGCTGCTGCCATGACCACGGTGGGGTTCATGCCGCTGACCACCCAAGTCCGTTTCACTGTCGACcgccccttcctcttcctcatctaCGAGCGCCGTACCAGCTGCCTGCTCTTCATGGGGAGAGTTGCCAACCCCACCAAGTCTTAA